From Apium graveolens cultivar Ventura chromosome 9, ASM990537v1, whole genome shotgun sequence, the proteins below share one genomic window:
- the LOC141687153 gene encoding uncharacterized protein LOC141687153, producing MARSWLVDGRSIAKKVKHASLPVADQIKDCGAIRECPNCFHYIDNSDVSNAWPGLPAGVKFDPSDVEIVEHLAAKCGVGKSSPHMFIDEFIPTLDTENGICYTHPENLPGAKEDGTSVYFFHKTANAYATGQRKRRKIQNEDSSGKEHVRWHKTGKTKPVLENGTQKGSKKIMVLYRSAIKGSKPGKSNWVMHQYHLGTEEDEKDGDYVVSKIFYQQPKQSEKIDDPVAITESGQSEKIDDPVAITESVKVMLHTSPKTPKTNTPNPPRPGKSGYLDDIMDDFLHRSPIQEAEFVPEINQPISDVNSKDQIDYSYLAGEFQAVEQGAEYITEMNQPSSDVHLKEEIDYSYLAGESQAVDHGAEFVMEMNQPSSDVHLKEEIDYSYLAGKSQSVDHRAKFVMEMNQPSSDVHLKDDIDFPYLADESQAVHLDGIEDSLLCDEILDSSALKNNYTDSDLRHDSSSALLSEVPDASKAENNVTINCGIPELDDIELDTPPDFQLSNLQFCSQDSIFDFLEDLDRL from the exons ATGgcaag GAGCTGGCTCGTCGATGGCCGATCAATTGCTAAAAAAGTAAAACATGCAAGTCTTCCTGTTGCAGATCAAATCAAAGACTGCGGGGCGATTCGTGAATGCCCCAATTGCTTTCACTACATTGATAACAGTGAT GTGTCTAATGCATGGCCTGGACTGCCAGCTGGTGTGAAATTTGACCCATCTGATGTTGAAATCGTAGAACACTTGGCAGCAAAGTGCGGTGTTGGAAAATCTAGCCCGCACATGTTTATTGATGAGTTCATCCCAACACTAGATACGGAAAATGGGATCTGCTATACACATCCTGAAAATCTTCCTG GTGCTAAAGAAGATGGAACTAGTGTCTATTTCTTTCACAAAACAGCCAATGCTTATGCCACTGGTCAAAGGAAGCGTCGGAAGATTCAAAACGAAGATAGTTCAGGTAAGGAGCATGTGCGTTGGCATAAGACAGGCAAGACAAAACCTGTGTTGGAGAATGGAACCCAGAAGGGCAGTAAGAAAATCATGGTTCTATACAGAAGTGCAATAAAGGGTTCAAAGCCTGGTAAATCTAATTGGGTTATGCATCAATACCATCTCGGGACTGAAGAAGATGAAAAAGATGGTGATTATGTGGTCTCTAAAATTTTCTATCAGCAGCCGAAGCAATCTGAAAAGATTGATGATCCAGTTGCTATAACAGAATCCGGGCAATCTGAAAAGATAGACGATCCAGTTGCTATAACAGAATCTGTGAAGGTCATGTTGCACACTAGTCCCAAGACACCAAAGACAAATACTCCTAATCCGCCAAGGCCAGGAAAATCTGGGTACCTGGATGATATCATGGATGATTTTCTACATCGATCACCAATACAG GAAGCAGAATTTGTCCCGGAGATAAATCAACCTATTTCTGATGTTAACTCGAAGGATCAGATAGATTATTCTTATCTAGCAGGTGAATTTCAAGCTGTTGAGCAGGGAGCAGAATATATCACAGAGATGAATCAACCTTCTTCTGATGTTCACTTAAAGGAGGAGATAGATTATTCTTATCTTGCAGGAGAATCTCAAGCTGTTGATCACGGAGCAGAATTTGTCATGGAGATGAATCAACCTTCTTCTGATGTTCACTTGAAGGAGGAGATAGATTATTCTTATCTTGCAGGCAAATCTCAATCTGTTGATCACAGGGCAAAATTTGTCATGGAGATGAATCAACCTTCTTCTGATGTTCACTTGAAGGATGATATAGATTTTCCTTATCTAGCAGACGAATCTCAAGCTGTTCATTTGGATGGAATCGAGGACTCattgttatgtgatgagattctCGATTCTTCTGctcttaaaaataattatactgATTCAGATCTGCGTCATGACTCTTCATCTGCCTTACTTTCTGAGGTCCCTGATGCCTCTAAAGCAGAGAACAATGTGACTATAAACTGTGGCATACCCGAGCTTGATGATATAGAACTGGACACTCCACCAGATTTCCAGCTTTCA AATTTACAGTTTTGTTCACAAGACAGTATATTTGACTTCCTAGAGGACCTAGACCGCCTCTAG
- the LOC141687361 gene encoding uncharacterized protein LOC141687361, producing the protein MRVEIQPTERWTGGSTVPLRALNLFNLPQDLVAYDGRKREDLVDRCKSRAGRFLSDFMHILEDYKADVDGEACSKLEAEVAALKGEKKKIAVGFAELEHRVADLTKANSALSKKVAEMEATEQVSSGRIQELEGRLLEVERELEEEKGKRQGLLRQVEGMDGSYKLIVKENADLKTEVEKAVEDIAGALGDGYGRCLRRMEEAGFAIEGHAFDDYLRDLASKGGKA; encoded by the exons ATGAGGGTCGAGATTCAGCCCACGGAGCGATGGACGGGGGGATCAACTGTGCCCTTGAGGGCACTTAACCTCTTTAACTTACCTCAGGACTTGGTTGCTTATGATGGGAGGAAGCGTGAGGACCTTGTTGATCGATGTAAGAGCCGGGCTGGGAGG TTTCTTTCCGATTTTATGCATATACTGGAGGATTACAAGGCTGATGTTGATGGTGAGGCTTGTTCCAAGCTCGAAGCTGAAGTTGCTGCCTTGAAGGGGGAAAAGAAGAAGATTGCGGTGGGTTTTGCGGAACTTGAGCACAGGGTGGCTGATTTGACTAAGGCAAATTCCGCACTGTCGAAAAAGGTTGCTGAGATGGAGGCTACAGAGCAGGTGTCGAGTGGGAGGATACAGGAGCTCGAGGGTCGACTGCTCGAGGTGGAAAGGGAGCTTGAAGAGGAAAAAGGCAAGCGCCAAGGCTTGCTTCGACAGGTCGAAGGAATGGATGGCTCCTACAAGTTGATTGTGAAAGAAAACGCGGACTTGAAGACAGAGGTAGAGAAAGCCGTTGAAGATATCGCTGGTGCTCTGGGCGATGGTTATGGACGATGCCTTCGGCGGATGGAAGAGGCTGGTTTTGCCATCGAGGGTCATGCCTTTGATGACTATCTTCGTGACCTGGCATCGAAGGGTGGTAAAGCGTGA
- the LOC141683988 gene encoding serine/threonine-protein kinase STY13: MGSGNGFYSEDEFNLEAKWLIDPKHLFVGPKIGEGAHAKVYEGKYKNKNVAIKVVNKGETPEEIKKREGRFAREVAMLSKVQHKNLVKFIGACKEPVSVIVTELLVGGTLRKYLVNMRPRCLDLRVAVGFALDIARAMECLHSHGIIHRDLKPENLLLTADHKTVKLADFGLAREESLTEMMTAETGTYRWMAPELYSTVTLRHGEKKHYNHKVDAYSFAIVLWELVHNKLPFEGMSNLQAAYAAAFKNTRPSAENLPEDLALIVTSCWKEEPNDRPNFSQIIQMLMHYLSTISPMQPAIPPRIFTSENAVLPPESPGTSTLMGARDDSEDTPKTPMENQPRAGYFFCFNQCF; encoded by the exons ATGGGATCTGGAAATGGGTTTTACTCTGAGGATGAGTTTAATTTGGAGGCTAAATGGTTGATTGATCCAAAGCATCTGTTTGTTGGCCCAAAGATTGGTGAAGGTGCTCATGCTAAAGTGTATGAGGGAAA ATATAAAAACAAGAATGTTGCTATCAAAGTTGTGAATAAAGGAGAGACAcctgaagaaattaaaaagaggGAAGGCCGGTTTGCCCGAGAAGTTGCAATGTTATCGAAAGTTCAGCACAAGAACTTGGTGAAG TTTATTGGAGCTTGTAAGGAACCTGTCAGTGTCATAGTTACCGAGCTTCTTGTTGGTGGAACACTGCGAAAGTACTTGGTGAACATGCGGCCGAGATGCTTGGACTTGCGGGTAGCAGTTGGATTTGCACTTGACATAGCTCGTGCAATGGAATGCTTGCATTCTCATGGAATCATACATCGTGACCTAAAACCTG AAAATTTACTCCTGACAGCAGATCACAAAACTGTTAAACTGGCGGATTTTGGTTTGGCAAGAGAAGAGTCATTAACTGAGATGATGACCGCCGAAACAGGAACTTATCGTTGGATGGCTCCAGAG CTTTACAGCACAGTCACATTGAGGCACGGGGAGAAAAAACATTATAACCACAAGGTGGATGCTTACAGCTTCGCAATCGTCTTATGGGAGCTCGTACACAACAAGTTACCATTTGAGGGCATGTCGAATTTGCAGGCTGCATATGCTGCTGCTTTCAAG AACACTAGGCCCAGTGCAGAAAATCTTCCAGAGGATTTGGCTTTAATAGTGACATCATGTTGGAAGGAGGAGCCAAATGACCGACCCAACTTCAGTCAGATAATACAGATGCTTATGCATTATCTTTCAACAATTTCACCAATGCAACCTGCCATACCACCAAGAATTTTCACTTCTGAGAATGCTGTCTTGCCACCAGAATCTCCTGGAACAAGCACTTTAATGGGAGCAAGGGATGACTCAGAGGACACTCCAAAAACACCAATGGAAAACCAGCCGAGAGCTGGTTACTTCTTCTGCTTTAATCAGTGCTTTTGA